In the Bicyclus anynana chromosome 6, ilBicAnyn1.1, whole genome shotgun sequence genome, one interval contains:
- the LOC112050325 gene encoding malate dehydrogenase-like: protein CMPNFSPIRPVVLGYTLIDLNYQICIVGGATEIGQTASLLLRTVPSVTKLVIHDNSEHTSGVVLDLSHIPANSTLQGFIGETTLERALRSSNLIIATGGVIQSPGISEQIFFKTNANFIRKLSAEIAKIAPMPFVGIATEPINILVPMAAEVMRNNGEYDPRKLFGITTGDSLKVQSMYASENDLNPQACNVPVIGGHTDNTIVPLLSQSKPACTMNEKDILEFVTKIRTSQEDVMNAKKGWSPTLSVAYGILAFSRGILDALYSRPTQINAFVENNDFGTSYFSGLVFVDRNGAGEMQRYSNLSEFECQLLERSIEQLRKDVILGKKVLELA, encoded by the exons tgcatgccaaatttcagcccgattcGTCCAGTGGTTTTGGGCTATACGTTGATAGATCT AAATTATCAAATATGCATTGTAGGAGGCGCGACTGAGATAGGGCAAACCGCTTCCCTTTTACTAAGAACAGTGCCATCGGTTACAAAACTAGTGATTCACGATAACTCAGAACACACGTCTGGTGTCGTACTAGATCTGTCACATATTCCCGCCAACTCTACGCTTCAAGGCTTCATTGGTGAAACTACTCTTGAGCGTGCTTTACGGAGTTCGAACCTCATCATTGCAACCGGCGGCGTCATACAAAGCCCTGGAATATCCGAACAAATCTTTTTCAAAACAAACGCTAACTTCATAAGGAAATTATCAGCGGAAATCGCAAAAATTGCTCCCATGCCGTTTGTTGGAATAGCAACTGAACCAATAAACATCTTAGTGCCAATGGCCGCCGAAGTGATGAGAAACAACGGTGAGTATGATCCGAGAAAATTGTTCGGTATCACAACTGGCGACTCGTTAAAAGTGCAATCTATGTATGCAAGTGAAAATGACTTGAATCCTCAAGCTTGCAATGTACCAGTGATCGGAGGTCACACGGACAATACAATCGTACCTTTGCTGTCCCAATCAAAGCCAGCCTGTACCATGAACGAAAAGGATATTCTGGAATTTGTAACGAAAATTCGGACTTCGCAAGAAGACGTTATGAATGCAAAGAAAGGTTGGTCACCTACCTTGTCAGTTGCTTACGGTATTCTCGCCTTTAGTAGAGGTATTCTGGATGCCCTGTACAGTCGTCCCACACAAATCAACGCATTTGTTGAAAACAACGATTTTGGCACGTCCTATTTTTCCGGGCTGGTGTTTGTCGATAGAAATGGCGCTGGTGAGATGCAGAGATATTCCAATTTATCCGAGTTCGAATGCCAATTATTAGAACGTAGTATTGAACAGCTAAGAAAAGATGTTATATTAGGAAAGAAAGTATTGGAGCTTGCGTAA